tagaaacctggaccaggacctggatcataagggggtagaaacctggaccaggaccaggatcataagggggagaaacctggaccaggacctggatcataagggggtagaaacctggatcaggacctggatcataaggggggccctcctgctgaagaccagactgggggggtcgggAACAAAATCACTCTTAAAGAAGTAAAAACCAAGAACTAACGTAAGCTAGGATATaagttaaacaaaaaaattcctcTTTAACGAGGAATAAACAAAGGGCTATGAATATAAGCTAAGGTAGAAAatgtacaaacaaacaaaaaaaaaaccactctTGAACGAGGAAAACGAAGGGCTATGAAATTTAGCTAAGGAaaaaattacaaacaaaaaaatcactcgTAAGAAGGAACAAACGGCTTACTATGGCAATTACTATGGCTGTGGACGTGGACCAAGGCTCTTGTTGCAGGACAAGGACGAAGACACTCTGGCACAAGACAAGGGGAACACAGGCtattaagggccaatcccaatgtcaccctactttctaccactagccctaaaaatgaagccacaaactttagggtccttgtaatgttccctagggattgggacaccacttgctccgtcactgcgtggtttacgttcgggtacgtaagcgactgcgtagttacgtttgcacatacgtcacaccatatcaggaagcccagagataaaagctgttttaatttcagctgtagcgctgttaatatgccactttattaagttttaatattttttcaggcataaaagtaaccgcctgttaagaaatttgatccgatgttttcgggtatgagaagagccgctggcgatttatggttccgcgttaaattgacgcagagcctacgacataggttcgcgtcgccgcgtaacctacgttggctctgcgttggtgtaacgcggaaccataaatcagcctttattctggcgaggtctgaagatacaacgcaacaacgagcaagcgagtgatttaaaagtaaaatctcttctcgctagaaatgtaatcaaaactcatttttatgcagaaactaactcaaaatattgattttattcactaaaaatttgaaatgtccaccatgtttttttgtttgattcattctgcaaatgatgacgtaaagcattctgggaaattttctctagccctcggtcggtgagtcattacctgaaatccctcgctgtgaagggctagattcatacacactagccctcgttatgtccactagccctacatgcaaagaggaattgggacaccactaccctcacgggaacgcgcaaaatttaggggtagggctgaaaagtaggactaggggaggattgggactggcccttaaaCACATGGAGGGAAATAGAGGACAGGGGGAAACACTTAGGGCAATCAGAGTGAGACACATGAGGAAGGGCAAGGGACCTGAAACGAGAGGACAATTACttaccaaaataaaacaggaaatgacaggaCAAAACAAACCCAAGAAAAGACAACCTCACCACGGTGTGACAGTATATTTGTCCCTTCTACCAAAGAAATTACACATTTACCCTTTTTTTACCCACATTTGCTCCTTCCCCCACCTATGGTCACCGAATATGGAAGTGTCAGATAGGATTAAACCATTGATGCAAGTGGTTGAGATTAGTTTCCTGAGTTAAAGAGAGAGGTTCAGTCATCTGAGAGGGTCTTGGAATAGAGTCCTTGATCGTCCACATCAAGAAGAGCCTGTTGATGTGGTTCAACTTGTTAAACCTCCCTGGTGAAGAGTTTCAGGAGAGTTCAACTGGGAAAAAGCCTCGAGGGAGATCCGGAACACACCGGCGAGGTCATGTTTCTCAGCTGTGCTACGAATGTCTTGGTATTATCTCAGAAAAACTGGCAGAGGCGGCTGGTGAGATGGAGGTGTGGGTCTCTCTCTGTGTTATACATGGGGTTGGATAATCCAACAACTCCCACAGAGTACCAACGCCTCAGGTGACCCACAGGAATGACAGGGGTGCCAGTCTACACTCCAAACTGTCCACGGTTTAGCCTGAGCTGAGGAAACCTTCTGGATGAAAGACAAAATGTCTGAAAAAGGAATTGAAAAAAAGGAATAGGAATTGGAATTGAAAAAAGGAGAAGTAAAGGACTTTCAAGAAACACCAGTGTGACTTATAAAACATCAAAATCATGTTCGGTTTGTGGCTTGTTTTCCCTTACAATACCTGAAACCATACGCCTGGATTTACCATCTCTAGAGGGTTTACAGTAATAGTACCTCCTTGTTAAGGAGTGGAGTGGTGAGGAGTGttagcctagtggttacagaggggggtctggggtctggaggaccaggttcaagATTGCAACAAGGgcaaccactttgggcccctgagcaaggcactttaaCCCTACTGCTCCCCGGGTGCCGtgcaaatggcagcccactgctcctagtttgactagagatgggttaaatgcagagaattacagtattagggccaggcaggacaaaaataatattttagaggagaaagatttttttttcattatgcacttcgagaaaaaagtcgaaatgtcgagaaaaaagtcgaaatgttgagaaaaaagacgaaatgtggagaaaaaagtcgaaatgtggagaaaaaagtcgaaaagtcaaaaagtcgagattaatgttgaagtacaatttcaagaaaaaagtcgaaatgtcgagaaaaaagatgaaatgttgagaaaaaaggcgaaatttcgactttattcacgaaatttcgacttttttctcgaaattgtatttcaacattaatctcgacatttcgacttttttctcgacattttgtcttttttctcgaaatgcacaataaaaaaaaatcttccactctcaatttttttttctcttgcctggctctaatactcttccgtaagagAATAAATGTGGGATTACTAAGGGAAAAaatgttgtatttatattttttgtaacaCAGAAGCACTAAATAGTGCCAGAGTTTGATGCAGAAACAGCAGAGACATACCTGAGCTTTGGGCCGCAGGAGAGCTGGTGAAGGCACACTGAGGTTTACTGGAGACAGATTTGTGGGTGAAGAATGATGTGACAGAAACAGTCACGCAGTACTCCACCCCTGGCTGCAGGTAGGTGATCCTGCTCTCCTCTTTGTAGGGCAGCTGCAGCCTGAACTGAAACACAGCAAGAAcaggtttttcttcttttttcaggaAACACCTGTTGCATCCAACTGACGAACATGGTGCAGGTGGTGCTCTTGAGGCAGGAACTATGGAGGTGGCAGAGTCAGCCAACTCATCTGTAGTTTAACCCTCTAAAAAATTACAGAAGTCATGTTACCAAcaactgaaaataaaaataaactttacaTTTAGCCACAAGTGGCAGCCATCATAGTCCAAGCAACTCTGCACCGACCGACAATGAAATGACTTCAGCCAGCAGTCATTTTAGGTTCCATCTAAAGCTGAAGCCTTGAACACCAAATGTCAGATTTGTATATATGCTCATGAGGTATttacgagtattagggccaggcaggagaaaaataaaaataataagatttttttttttttctcatgatgcactttgagaaaaaagtcaaaatgttgagaaaaaagtcgaaatgtcaagaaattattctcgacattacgacttttttctctaaatcgtatttcaacattattctcaacatttcgacttttttcctcaacatttcgacttttttctcgatgtgcacgataaaaaaaaatcttcccctctcaaatatttattctcctgcatggcgcaaatactcttccgtagatattGACCTATGTGAGTTGGAAATCTGCCTTCACAGAATGGACGCGGCCAATGGATGTGTTAAAGTCATAGACTACAGAAATATCTAAATATCTGGACAAACCCACTGGTTGGTCACATGCTGCGACTGTGGTAAGTTGTCTGAGAAACACATTTTCTGAAATGTAAAAGTAAACATTCAATTGTCCTActatgtgatttcctggattctttccccccattctgtctctcatagttgaagtgaacctatgatgaaaatgacaggcctctctcatctttttaagtgggagaacttgcacaatggGTGGCTTacattttcattgttatgctgatgatacgcagctctatttgtctatgaagccggatgagacagaaccgttagttaaacttcaggcatgtcttagggacatcaaggactgtccatccatccatccattttctatacctgctttatcctttgcagggtcactggggtctgctggagcctattccagcTAATCACAGGCGAGAGGTagatacaccctggacaggtcaccagtccatcgcagggccacatatacacaaccagacacactcacacctcacACCAGGCCTGTCATTCGAAACATccattaacctactacgcatgtttttggactgacggaggaagccggagtaaccggagggaacacacgcaagcacggggagaacatgcaaactccacacagaaagaccctgctgggcctgtaTGCAACATATAATATAAATGGTCACTCATAAGGATCAGTTTCTGATTGGATCTGCTAAAAAGGAGTGAACGTAGTCATATTGTAGGGAAACCACATTGTGAATATTTAACTCCATTCTTGCCCATAATAATGGAGTTAAGAGTAAGCAGCTGAGACGGGTGACACTTACACGTGCATCGTCCCTGGTTCTGTGTACATGGAGGATGAGCTGCCAGTACATGTCCTTCAGGTGGGGGTCATGTTTGAGTGTCCCAGCTGTGGGAACTCTGACCTGCAGGACCAAACAGTTTCCACAACCGGACACGGACACATTGGGAGGACCCAGTACGGCTGCAAAGGAAACAGAGGGAACAGAGTCCTTATTACTCTGAGGCAGTTAAGCTGCCTTCTTTGACTGCCCCTCAAGCGTTGTGGCAGTACTGGTAAAGTAAAATTTAGCATAAAGTTGGTAATCAACTGAGCATGTATGCTGTAATTGTTTGTGTCTATCTCACTATCTGTCAGAGGCTGGAACTGGTCTGACACGGTCCATCTGGATGTGTGGTTGACGGCCTTGGCCTGGACCCGGGCTCTGTAGTGGTCCGACGGGTCCTTGAAGGCTGTGTTTAAGTTACACGTCTGTCCAGCCACCAGCCATGAACAAGTGGGCACAGGTTTCCATGGTTTCCTCCTTCAGTGTGAAAGaaagcacacaaacacagaggtCAGACTCAGACTGGTGGTCACCtgactacggtggccgacaagggccaaacgcactgtaacggcctaatgcgtctcagttaaggaaaacggcttcaagtacagaaacgattcaaattcacaaactcaaaacgaggtagaaaaagaggaacgtggtgcaaatgaaaaatcgtgctgcaaaaaacaaagacaaatgcagcatcatcaaacgctgcaaatagagaaacgatgcaaagaacaaaacaatataaaacaagaaaccatcttcaaaagaaaaacgcttcataaccggtctctacaaccggaagtgctccaaacctgcagggggcgctgctgactgaaccacagtgtttacatccatggtttaaacatacggtaatgtgatttttatctgattatatttatatacgatgtttatatcactgtacaacactgtacattgtatcgtctggtgtaaaatataataaagaaacgtctcatAATGTGCAGCGTTGTACAGAGAcgttacgagacgtttctttattagattttattaaaattttatttattttatttattataagtcttAGCATTAAGCATCAAGCCAACCCAAATGTAAAGAATTGTACAAAgagctggggcctcatgtacaaagagtgcttgaatttcaatgtgaaTCCGTGCGTTAAATTCTTgtgtacgcaaaaaaaaattcagatgtacaaaactgtgcgtacgcccaaatccacgcaggtttctttgaacatcacaatcagcgtggatttgagtgcacatgcgggagcacaaaactccgccctgtctcctctctcaatagatatatttgaatatgataatgaggataattatccattaaaaaccactCATCCTAACAaagaacttgcaaaaacaagtaaaacaaattataaaaacatcggctgtgagctggggacagtcctgtcaaaagttgaggctggaaaaataatttatttgggggcatttcttcctatttaagctgcattgcattatggggattgttgttctttgctttgtgttgcgttccgtgaagagttgtggttttattatgatcgtaaggaTTTATGattgtttatgggcagcgttagcgCAGTATTACACTTTATTAcaccttttcttgtttgtattttacgatacgacaccagaacttaagttggtggatgaaaaacggctcctcgtgagaaataaagagcaaagtcgcTGACATCCTTACCTAccctaaaaattaaaaaattaaaggaTTTAGTCAATGTTCCAGTTGTGAGCCAAGGTTATGTGTTCTCAGTACGGCATAAACCACAAGTCCAAAAGAGTTCATCTTGTCAGGCTTTTAAAATATTGTTTATCCCATGATTAATGGGTCAGTCATTCAGACAAATCGATGGCAGTGTATGTTATGGCATGACAACAGTTGTCATACCATTTCTAAAACCCTAAAGAAAGTTACAACCCAGTAGCTGTTTCATACGCTGAAATGTCCTTGGATGGTTAGACCATTGTGGAGTTTTATGGTCTTAATGCCCATCTCCAGGTTTGGAGAAAACCAAACACAGTCTTTCAGCAGAAATATGAGGCCATCTGTTGCACAGCTAAAGCTTGGCCAAAATTGAGTCATGTAACAGTACAATAATTCCAAACACAGCAGACAATCTGGTTCAGACTGTCTGAAAAAGCAAAGAATAAAGGCTTTGGAATCCaccagtcaaagtccagaccatAACCTGATTGAAATGCAGTGGGGATACTTTAAGAGAGGCAattgaatgtttaaaaaatgaaatgaactgaagcaaTACTGTGAAGAAGAATGGACAGTTGGTCAGTTTGGTTGAATGTGAAAGGACTTCaagaatgaagaaaagaagTCCAGTTGTCTTTGAATTAAGGCATTAAGAAAAAAtatagaaagaaatgagcgCTGGAGGTGACAGTAAATATGAAAAGAGAGTGTTTCCTGTGTCTGTTCACAGCTTCACCTTTAACACGTCAGTTCCTGTACTTTGTGCGCATCATATCCTCTGCTCCATCAAAGCATTTCTGTGAACCGCCTGGTCTATTCTTCTGAAACTATCCCTGATCATTAAGAGGAACAGTCAGGTTCTACATCTTCTCCATGGAATAACGTTAAAGTTAAACATTTCCAACAAATCCAGTTTATTCCACAGTCTGTCTGCCACGTTCATTCATATCCATCCATGTGCCCCTGACCAGGGAGCAGTGGAAGCAGTAGACCTCCCTCTGCTCAGTCGCTTCCTCCAGGTACTTCTGGGGTAATACAAACGCCCTGTCAAGCCAACTGAGAGATGTCTCTCAGTTCTACAACATGTCCCACGTCTGCTCTGAGGTCTCCTCGTCCTCACTGGACAAGTCTGAAACAGCTCTCCTGGGAGACCAGGAGGGATCCCAACTGTGTGAATCACCTCAACTGGCTCCTCTCAACGAGGGAGTAGCAACTCTATTCTCTACTCTACTTGTGTATAAagtccaaaacggcttagctccgcaatatttgcaagacctgatagtgccttatgttcctggcagagctctccattctcagagtgcaagtttactcgtagttcctagagtatctaaatgtagatttggagggcgggctttccgctatcaggcaccattactatggaaccaacttccaatctgggttaaggaggctgacaccacctccacctttaaaacctttccgtttagtaaacctctagctggtgttagtaaacctctagttagtgttagtaaacctctagtttgtgttagtaaacatctagttagtgtttagtaaacctctagttagtgtttagtaaacctctagctggtgttagtaaacctctagttagtgttagtaaacctctgtAACCAGGTTACAGAACATCTGGCCCTATCTCGAAGGAAGAGTCCAGCAAATGCATGCGCATACACACGTATTCAAAACTAAACCTTAGTTAATCGGTTGATTTTTAACTTGTTCCAAAAACTATCTGAGACCCATAGCTCACACTCTCGTTGCATACTTTGTTTTTAAGACCTGGTTCATTTGAACACATCTCTCTGTGTTCGATGCTTTTCAAGATAAACAAGCAGTGACAGAAACCACAAATCTGTGTGCAGAACATCCACTTTGATCGTTTGGGGTGGTGAAACATAAACAGTTGTGAGAAGTTCTCTGGTAGATACCTGGAGCTGAGGATCTGGACTGTGAAATGGGTGTCTGGGGGGGTCCGGGGGTCTGGCTTGAAGCTCAGAGTGTGCTCCATGTTGTAGGAAGTGATGGAAACGTTGGATGGTTGCGGCAAAGAAAGTCTGCagtctgctgcaggggggacaggAAAAACACCAACACAAAAACTTTCAGTAGTCATTATCATTCACAACACCTAATGGACTTCCTGTGAGACATTTCCTCCTCATTTATGgtttaaaaacagagaaaacacaAGTAACAAATCACTGTGACATGAAATGAAGAAGTCCTATATAAGTTGAGCAGTGTGATGAAGCCCCAGCATCCCCCTGCATGAGCCCAGCAGCTTTACCAGGAGgtggatgcagcagcagcagcaccagcagccacTCGGCCCCATTCATGTCTTCACGGCTCCCCCTTCAACGTCCTTGCAGGCACGGTGAGCTTCCAGTGTTTGGTGTAGTGAACACGACCTGGGGAGGTGGGGGGAGACAGGAGAGGGTGGAACCAGAGGTTGGCAGATGGGGACTGTCTCGTGAAGTTAAGTTTCTGTTTCCTCAGAAATCCCTCCCCGTCACGTCGACCTGCCAGAGCGCAGCTCTTTCTGCTGCACTGTGCTGAACATCCAAGCTTCTCTGGGACACATTTATATGGGCGTTTCCCCTGtaatttgcttttatatttgcttttatatttgtattgtattgcaccaatcaccacaacaaattccttgtgtgtgtctaacaaacttggcaataaacccttttctgattctgattctgattctaaagaAACTTTTCAAATGATTTTAAATTTAAGGtattattagaaataaaaaacatcttaAATCCAGAAAgatttgtttgtaaaattgtggacgAAATGGGTTGTATATGTGAAGCCTTTGTGCCCAGAATTTGTGGAGGTATTGAACAGATAAaacttgttctgtttttctcCTCCTTCGCCGTCACATTCTTGATGACAAACACTAATACTAATACTTAATTTTCTGAAATGTAAAAGTAACttttaagtgtgtttttatccaCAAACATTCAATTGTCCTACTATgcgatttcctggattctttccccccattctgtctctcatagttgaagtgaacctatgatgaaaattacaggcctctcttttattattttaatatttctgatcatggcttacagcttaagaaaactcaaatatcctattctcaaaaaatttgaatattctgggaatcttaatcttaaactgtaagccataatcatcaatattaaaataataaaaggcttgcaatatttcagttgatttgtaatgaatccagaatgtatgacatttttgtttgttttaattgcattacagaaaataaagaactttatcacaatattctaattttctgagacagtcctgtatgcagcTGCATTAAAAGATAGGAAACATGACAAagtataacatttttaaaatttttatattaTAATTTGTTTAATTAATTCTGGTGTTTTCAACATTTCCTTCTTCAGAGCAACACAGCAGTATCTTACAGTTGGTGAACATCTTTCATAAAAAAGCCGCGTTGAGAGCTGTGATAATCCCAAGGGGCAATGGTGCATGGTGCTGTTAACTCTACTAAAGAAATCCCTGCAGCAGGTTTGGGGTTGGCATGAAAGGGTTTGAAGGTGAAGGTTAATAAAGCAGTCTGAAACACGTTCTGCCCATTTGTGTGCACCAGAACCCTGGGTACCGGTGACCTCAGCTCTGGCACTTCTACATCTATATTATCTATAtctataaccagtactggagttgaggggggatgaggggagatgaggggaggtgaggggggatgaggggggatggcatccccccctgaaataaaaacggtccaaatcatcccccctgaaataaaaccggtccaaatcatcccccctgaaataaaaccggtccaaatcatcccccctgtaaaactgccatccctcctttccatcccttatgacatttcatcaatgaatgtggttttactgctatttcaacatttagagtcatcaccagaaaaataacaccagaaaaataacttatttgaacattttcacctgtttcaagtaaattttcacttgaaataagtagaaaaatctgccagtggaacaagatttatcttctcattacaagcaaaaaaaatcttgttccactggcagagttttctacttatttcaagtgcaaatctacttgaaacaggtgaaaattgttgttttttccagtgatgggtcttgttttaagtataattagattttttttactaaaatgagacattttaactagaaataagacaaatattcttgttaagattgtgagtttttgcagtgatccatgttacttatcctgtgaaggacagagtcatattgataagttcagaaaagtgttttttattgttgtgttttgatgtatttgatgtaagcccagtggatatttaaagcttacagaaggctgcatttaactgctgctatgtcattcctgcagtatttctgcaggtgttttggtcactgctattatttgtaatatattatattatttgtaatcagcacaaattatctctccccatatgataaaatccaccatccccccttatttttttttttacaactggagtactgttTATAAGATATGAATATGAAATGGTTTAATATTCTTTACTAGTCCCTTATGGGTGTTCAGGACCTGACAGAGAATTGGGTGTACTCAGGGAAATGTTTTTCACATCAACAAGGCCATGTTAGATGTTATTCAGACATTATTATCTTGGTATTTTTCCAGAACCTGCTGTAACTTCAGATTAAATGTTGACATTACTCACACCATGTTGTCTTGTTGGACACTTTCTGCCATCTCATGCATGAAATGGAAGTACATCAGTTTCAGTCCTAGTCAGAGTCTGTGTTTTTTCTGTCTTGCATCGTCATTTTTCCACGTCAGCGACAACCGTCACAGCAAAAGTGTTTTAACATGACTAATCCGAGATGATATGCTGGTTAGCTTCCTCAGTCAGAAATTAGGATAGCTTTTATAACAATAACCAGTTAACATTTTGTCAAACCTCACATTGGAGTGACTGAGATCATCACCATTTAATAAAgattatatatacagtacagaccaaaggtttggacacacttctccatgtttgaatgagaaggtgtgccCAAACCTTtggtttgtgtgtatatatatatatatatatatatatatatatatatatatatatatatatatatatatatatatatatatatatatatgcctatACAGACAAAACCATTTCAAAAACTGCAAGATCAGCGCTAGCTAAGAAGTGTCAACAAGAAACGCTCAAAGAAATTGGGCAGCTATCTACTTCTGAATATCTTGCTTTTTAATTGATGAGCACTTGTCTTTTGAGGAGCACATTCAGCAtgttgtaaaaaaaacccaactcaaatagaatagaatagaatataatCCTTTATTGTCGCTGTAA
This DNA window, taken from Cololabis saira isolate AMF1-May2022 chromosome 6, fColSai1.1, whole genome shotgun sequence, encodes the following:
- the LOC133445694 gene encoding interferon alpha/beta receptor 2-like; this encodes MNGAEWLLVLLLLHPPPADCRLSLPQPSNVSITSYNMEHTLSFKPDPRTPPDTHFTVQILSSRRKPWKPVPTCSWLVAGQTCNLNTAFKDPSDHYRARVQAKAVNHTSRWTVSDQFQPLTDTVLGPPNVSVSGCGNCLVLQVRVPTAGTLKHDPHLKDMYWQLILHVHRTRDDARFRLQLPYKEESRITYLQPGVEYCVTVSVTSFFTHKSVSSKPQCAFTSSPAAQSSVCVVLGLLCAFSLLALLLLVVALYGSQLSITLLGRHLPRPKLCKCSS